In Isoptericola jiangsuensis, the following proteins share a genomic window:
- the hisN gene encoding histidinol-phosphatase translates to MATFQQTSSPQGHGRTYEDDLRLAHVIADQVDSLTMSRFRALDLHVETKPDHTPVSDADRGAEEFIRAQLARARTRDAIVGEEFGEAGTGSRRWIIDPIDGTKNFVRGVPVWATLIALADGDEVVMGLVSAPALGRRWWAAKGSGAWTGKSIAAASRMHVSGVSTLADASFAYSSLSGWEERDKLNGFLDLTRECWRTRGYGDFWSYMLVAEGAADIAAEPELELYDMAALVPIVTEAGGRFTSLDGEHGPWGGNALATNGLLHDQTLVYLG, encoded by the coding sequence GTGGCCACCTTTCAGCAGACCTCCAGCCCGCAGGGGCACGGGCGCACGTACGAGGACGACCTGCGCCTGGCGCACGTCATCGCGGACCAGGTCGACTCCCTGACGATGTCGCGGTTCCGGGCGCTCGACCTGCACGTGGAGACGAAGCCGGACCACACCCCGGTGTCGGACGCCGACCGCGGCGCGGAGGAGTTCATCCGCGCGCAGCTCGCCCGCGCCCGCACGCGCGACGCCATCGTCGGCGAGGAGTTCGGCGAGGCGGGCACGGGGTCGCGCCGCTGGATCATCGACCCCATCGACGGCACGAAGAACTTCGTGCGCGGCGTCCCCGTCTGGGCCACCCTCATCGCGCTGGCCGACGGCGACGAGGTCGTCATGGGCCTGGTGTCCGCCCCGGCGCTGGGCCGACGCTGGTGGGCCGCGAAGGGGTCGGGGGCCTGGACGGGCAAGTCCATCGCGGCGGCGTCCCGCATGCACGTGTCGGGCGTGTCCACCCTCGCGGACGCGTCGTTCGCCTACTCGTCGCTGAGCGGGTGGGAGGAGCGCGACAAGCTCAACGGCTTCCTCGACCTCACCCGCGAGTGCTGGCGCACCCGCGGCTACGGCGACTTCTGGTCGTACATGCTGGTCGCCGAGGGCGCCGCGGACATCGCGGCCGAGCCCGAGCTGGAGCTGTACGACATGGCCGCCCTCGTGCCGATCGTCACCGAGGCCGGCGGCCGCTTCACGTCGCTCGACGGCGAGCACGGCCCGTGGGGCGGCAACGCGCTGGCCACCAACGGCCTGCTGCACGACCAGACGCTCGTCTACCTGGGCTGA
- the aroA gene encoding 3-phosphoshikimate 1-carboxyvinyltransferase has product MTTTPARTDLPLWPAPLAGGPLDATVEIPGSKSLTNRLLVLAALADGPGVLRGALRSRDADLMIAALRSLGATITEGDAPGTLHVTPGPVTGGVEIDCGLAGTVMRFLPPVAALADGAVRFDGDPQARVRPMLPVLAALHALGVTVSSDGPELPSHLPFTVHGRGHVAGGAVDVDASGSSQFVSALLLAAARFDRPLMLRHIGATLPSLPHIEMTVATLREVGVQVDDSRDGIWEVVPGPITARDVRVEPDLSNAAPFLAAALVSGGTVRVAGWPAETTQPGAMVPGLLERMGGTVSLDGDVLSVTGTGEIHGIDVDLHAGGELAPAFAALAALADSPSRLRGIAHLRGHETDRLAALATEITRLGGRCEETRDGLVITPRPLHGATFRTYADHRMAHAGAIIGLRVPGVQVEDVATTAKTLPGFDLLWTRMLASGGEGRA; this is encoded by the coding sequence ATGACGACCACGCCTGCCCGGACCGACCTCCCGCTCTGGCCCGCCCCTCTCGCGGGCGGCCCCCTGGACGCGACGGTCGAGATCCCGGGCAGCAAGTCGCTGACCAACCGGCTGCTGGTCCTCGCCGCCCTCGCGGACGGCCCGGGCGTCCTGCGCGGGGCCCTGCGCTCCCGCGACGCCGACCTCATGATCGCCGCGCTGCGCTCCCTCGGCGCGACCATCACCGAGGGCGACGCCCCCGGCACGCTCCACGTGACCCCGGGGCCGGTCACGGGCGGCGTCGAGATCGACTGCGGCCTCGCCGGCACCGTGATGCGGTTCCTCCCGCCCGTCGCCGCGCTCGCGGACGGCGCCGTCCGGTTCGACGGCGACCCGCAGGCCCGCGTCCGCCCGATGCTGCCGGTGCTGGCCGCCCTGCACGCCCTCGGCGTGACCGTCAGCAGCGACGGCCCCGAGCTGCCCTCGCACCTGCCGTTCACCGTGCACGGCCGTGGTCACGTCGCCGGCGGCGCCGTCGACGTCGACGCGTCCGGCTCGTCGCAGTTCGTGTCCGCGCTGCTGCTGGCCGCCGCCCGGTTCGACCGGCCTCTCATGCTGCGCCACATCGGCGCCACCCTGCCGAGCCTGCCGCACATCGAGATGACGGTGGCGACGCTGCGCGAGGTCGGCGTGCAGGTCGACGACTCCCGCGACGGCATCTGGGAGGTCGTCCCCGGTCCGATCACCGCGCGCGACGTGCGCGTCGAGCCGGACCTGTCCAACGCCGCGCCGTTCCTCGCCGCGGCGCTCGTGTCCGGCGGGACCGTGCGGGTCGCGGGCTGGCCCGCCGAGACCACGCAGCCCGGCGCGATGGTGCCGGGGCTGCTGGAACGCATGGGCGGCACCGTCTCGCTCGACGGCGACGTCCTGTCGGTCACCGGGACCGGTGAGATCCACGGCATCGACGTCGACCTGCACGCCGGCGGCGAGCTCGCCCCCGCGTTCGCGGCATTGGCCGCGCTCGCCGACTCCCCCAGCCGGCTGCGCGGCATCGCGCACCTGCGCGGGCACGAGACCGACCGCCTGGCGGCGCTCGCCACCGAGATCACCCGCCTCGGCGGGCGGTGCGAGGAGACGCGCGACGGGCTCGTCATCACCCCGCGCCCCCTGCACGGCGCGACGTTCCGCACCTATGCCGACCACCGCATGGCCCACGCCGGCGCGATCATCGGGCTGCGCGTGCCCGGCGTGCAGGTGGAGGACGTCGCGACCACCGCCAAGACCCTGCCCGGCTTCGACCTCCTGTGGACGCGGATGCTCGCGTCCGGCGGCGAGGGCCGGGCCTGA
- a CDS encoding DoxX family membrane protein, with product MLLRRLARPLLAVPFVHDGLSAALRPTEHTDAAREGADLVTRTLGVDPLDDTQVSLLVRAHGIATVAAGVLLAVGRAPRTAALTLAALTAPLAAVNQPFTSKGEVRKEKTTKFVRNVGAVGAAVIAGIDLEGRPGVSYRIGQKRAAAGRSIEHAAERTKLRADAAASSAKKSAKHAAKDVRHAAGSARKDAKHAAGSARKDVRRAVAEAKASAGKAAAKLS from the coding sequence ATGCTGCTGCGACGCCTCGCCCGCCCCCTGCTGGCCGTCCCGTTCGTCCACGACGGCCTCTCGGCCGCGCTGCGACCGACCGAGCACACCGACGCCGCCCGCGAGGGCGCCGACCTCGTGACGCGCACCCTCGGCGTCGACCCGCTGGACGACACCCAGGTGTCCCTGCTGGTCCGCGCCCACGGGATCGCGACCGTCGCCGCCGGCGTGCTCCTCGCCGTCGGCCGCGCACCACGCACCGCCGCGCTGACCCTGGCCGCGCTCACCGCGCCGCTCGCCGCCGTCAACCAGCCCTTCACCTCCAAGGGCGAGGTGCGCAAGGAGAAGACGACGAAGTTCGTGCGGAACGTCGGCGCCGTAGGCGCCGCCGTCATCGCCGGCATCGACCTCGAGGGCCGCCCGGGCGTCTCCTACCGCATCGGGCAGAAGCGCGCCGCCGCGGGGCGCTCGATCGAGCACGCCGCCGAGCGGACGAAGCTGCGCGCCGACGCCGCGGCGTCGTCGGCGAAGAAGTCGGCCAAGCACGCGGCGAAGGACGTCAGGCACGCGGCCGGATCGGCCCGCAAGGACGCGAAGCACGCCGCCGGCTCCGCCCGCAAGGACGTGAGGCGGGCCGTCGCAGAGGCGAAGGCGTCGGCCGGGAAGGCCGCGGCGAAGTTGTCCTGA
- a CDS encoding helix-turn-helix domain-containing protein, translating into MGSRFLSLADVQEMLNISAAQAYSLVRSGELPAIQVGPKKVWRVEAAKLEEYIEQQYSRTRERIASGEL; encoded by the coding sequence ATGGGCAGCCGATTCCTCTCCCTCGCCGACGTCCAGGAGATGCTCAACATCTCCGCCGCCCAGGCGTACTCCCTCGTGCGCTCCGGCGAGCTCCCCGCCATCCAGGTGGGCCCCAAGAAGGTCTGGCGGGTCGAGGCAGCCAAGCTCGAGGAGTACATCGAGCAGCAGTACTCGCGCACCCGGGAGCGGATCGCGTCCGGCGAGCTGTGA
- a CDS encoding GlxA family transcriptional regulator: MIRKVAALVVPGVAPFELGIAYEVFGIDRSATGGPSFDFTLCTPEPGPVMTKGGFPVVVDAGLDAADDADVVIVVAYDLLDTDGHVDVPAAVVDTVRRAHDRGAWLLTLCTGAFVLGAAGLLDGRRCTTHWMYADLLAETVPTAAVDPGVLYVQDGKILTSAGTAAGIDAALHLLRTELGGQATRNVARRMVVPPQRDGGQAQYVVDPVPDDATSLRDLLDWMRAHLAEPHTVPTLARRAMLSERTFARRFRAETGTTPASWLVRQRLARAQELLEGTTASVDEIADAVGFGSAAVLRHHFTRVLRTSPSTYRRRFADVAS, translated from the coding sequence ATGATCCGCAAGGTCGCCGCCCTCGTCGTCCCCGGCGTCGCGCCGTTCGAGCTCGGCATCGCCTACGAGGTGTTCGGCATCGACCGCAGCGCCACCGGCGGCCCGTCGTTCGACTTCACCCTCTGCACCCCCGAACCCGGCCCCGTCATGACCAAGGGCGGGTTCCCCGTCGTCGTCGACGCCGGCCTCGACGCCGCCGACGACGCCGACGTCGTCATCGTCGTCGCGTACGACCTCCTCGACACCGACGGCCACGTCGACGTCCCCGCCGCCGTCGTCGACACCGTCCGCCGCGCCCACGACCGCGGCGCCTGGCTCCTCACGCTCTGCACCGGCGCGTTCGTCCTCGGCGCCGCCGGCCTCCTCGACGGGCGGCGCTGCACCACCCACTGGATGTACGCCGACCTCCTCGCCGAGACCGTCCCCACCGCCGCCGTCGACCCCGGCGTCCTCTACGTCCAGGACGGCAAGATCCTCACCAGCGCCGGCACCGCCGCCGGCATCGACGCCGCCCTGCACCTCCTGCGCACCGAGCTCGGCGGCCAGGCCACCCGCAACGTCGCCCGCCGCATGGTCGTCCCGCCGCAGCGCGACGGCGGCCAGGCCCAGTACGTCGTCGACCCCGTGCCCGACGACGCCACCTCCCTGCGCGACCTCCTCGACTGGATGCGGGCCCACCTCGCCGAACCCCACACCGTGCCCACCCTCGCCCGGCGCGCCATGCTCTCCGAACGCACCTTCGCCCGCCGCTTCCGCGCCGAGACCGGCACCACGCCCGCCTCCTGGCTCGTCCGGCAACGGCTCGCCCGCGCGCAGGAGCTCCTCGAGGGCACCACCGCGTCCGTCGACGAGATCGCCGACGCCGTCGGGTTCGGCAGCGCCGCCGTCCTGCGCCACCACTTCACCCGCGTCCTGCGCACCAGCCCCAGCACCTACCGCCGCCGCTTCGCCGACGTCGCCTCCTGA
- the rsgA gene encoding ribosome small subunit-dependent GTPase A, with protein MARDRDEHARFARPSKHGSRPRTKQRPEHADAVPAMVTGVDRGRYTLVIDDGGPDEREILAMKARELGRTRTVVGDRVDVVGDTTGDEGTLARIVRVQDRTSVLRRTADDTDPYERIVVANADQLVVVTALAQPEPRTGMIDRCVVAAYDAGMDVLLCLTKADLASPDELRDLYEPLGVEVVVTRRDDPTSVEEVRGHLLERTSVLVGHSGVGKSTLINALVPDARRATGVVNDVTGRGRHTSTSAVALRLPRSPGTPEHDGWVVDTPGVRSFGLAHVETDRLLHAFEDLDAAAQECPRGCTHAADAPDCALDEWVEAAADDETRATRTVRLASFRRLLRSRTATV; from the coding sequence ATGGCCCGGGACCGCGACGAGCACGCGCGCTTCGCGCGGCCCTCCAAGCACGGGTCCCGGCCGCGCACCAAGCAGCGCCCCGAGCACGCCGACGCCGTGCCCGCGATGGTCACCGGGGTCGACCGCGGCCGGTACACCCTCGTGATCGACGACGGCGGACCGGACGAGCGCGAGATCCTCGCCATGAAGGCGCGCGAGCTCGGGCGGACCCGCACCGTCGTCGGGGACCGCGTCGACGTCGTCGGGGACACCACCGGCGACGAGGGCACGCTGGCGCGCATCGTCCGCGTCCAGGACCGCACCTCGGTGCTGCGCCGCACCGCCGACGACACCGACCCGTACGAGCGGATCGTCGTCGCCAACGCCGACCAGCTCGTCGTCGTCACCGCGCTCGCCCAGCCCGAGCCCCGCACGGGCATGATCGACCGCTGCGTCGTGGCGGCCTACGACGCCGGGATGGACGTGCTGCTCTGCCTCACCAAGGCCGACCTCGCCTCCCCCGACGAGCTGCGCGACCTCTACGAGCCGCTCGGCGTCGAGGTGGTGGTCACCCGCCGCGACGACCCGACCAGCGTGGAGGAGGTCCGCGGCCACCTGCTGGAGCGCACCTCGGTGCTCGTCGGGCACTCCGGCGTCGGCAAGTCGACCCTCATCAACGCGCTCGTGCCCGACGCCCGGCGGGCCACCGGCGTCGTCAACGACGTCACCGGCCGCGGCCGGCACACGTCCACCTCCGCGGTCGCGCTGCGGCTGCCCCGCTCCCCCGGCACCCCCGAGCACGACGGCTGGGTCGTGGACACGCCCGGCGTGCGCTCGTTCGGCCTGGCGCACGTCGAGACGGACCGGCTGCTGCACGCCTTCGAGGACCTCGACGCCGCCGCGCAGGAGTGCCCGCGCGGGTGCACGCACGCCGCGGACGCCCCCGACTGCGCGCTCGACGAGTGGGTCGAGGCCGCCGCCGACGACGAGACCCGGGCGACACGCACGGTCCGCCTCGCGTCGTTCCGCCGCCTGCTGAGGTCGCGGACCGCTACCGTGTGA
- a CDS encoding DUF6912 family protein, whose product MRIYVPVTLEELATAVVSRNATRWDLGARPAHAVTAALVAALPDEDTEGHEYAAFLMAADDSLALVAAGDGAPLRVVLSLDVPDDAVEVGGPTDGAPSGVTVTRDLPGVRVEAVHADEPEAAADVLAVLAAVDADDDEALGEAVERVTDRDLLWYDPSEVHAVPRP is encoded by the coding sequence ATGCGCATCTACGTGCCCGTGACGCTCGAGGAGCTCGCCACCGCCGTCGTCTCCCGGAACGCCACCCGCTGGGACCTGGGGGCGCGGCCCGCCCACGCGGTGACCGCCGCGCTCGTGGCGGCGCTGCCGGACGAGGACACCGAGGGGCACGAGTACGCGGCGTTCCTCATGGCGGCCGACGACTCGCTGGCCCTGGTGGCCGCGGGCGACGGGGCGCCGCTGCGGGTCGTGCTGTCCCTCGACGTGCCGGACGACGCGGTCGAGGTCGGCGGCCCGACGGACGGGGCGCCGTCGGGTGTGACCGTGACCCGGGACCTGCCGGGGGTGCGGGTCGAGGCGGTGCACGCGGACGAGCCGGAGGCCGCGGCGGACGTCCTCGCCGTCCTCGCGGCGGTGGACGCCGACGACGACGAGGCGCTGGGCGAGGCCGTCGAGCGCGTCACGGACCGCGACCTGCTCTGGTACGACCCGAGCGAGGTCCACGCCGTCCCGCGTCCCTGA
- a CDS encoding AAA family ATPase: MTPAVTVLCAVQGPTETDVVLALGAPGAGTTVTRRCGDLAELLAAAAAGTGTVAVVSAELSGLDRDAVARLHAAGTRVVALADDGPVERLLALGVEAVVAGPDDPRLLDAVRDTAPIRDPLATAEHDLSELTSPSGPVRDGRVVAVWGPVGAPGRTTTAVELAAELAGLGSAGRRRRRGERGHVPAEQPVLLVDADTYGACLAARLGLLDDAPGLAAAARVAGRGDLDAVTLARLAPVVAGRLRVLTGITRAARWPELSAGAVEAVLATARRVADWTVVDCGPLVEADELLMYDTHAPQRNGATLAALQAADVVVVVGAADPIGVQRLVRALEDLADVPVPVTPERVVVANRVRSSAVGPDPARAVGDALARYAGVEVLHTVPDDPAALDACVLAGRTLAEQAPASAARAGFAGLAASLRSAVAAPVA, from the coding sequence ATGACGCCCGCCGTGACGGTGCTGTGCGCCGTCCAGGGACCCACCGAGACCGACGTCGTCCTCGCGCTGGGCGCCCCCGGTGCCGGGACCACGGTCACGCGCCGCTGCGGCGACCTCGCCGAGCTGCTCGCCGCGGCGGCGGCGGGCACCGGGACGGTCGCGGTGGTGTCGGCCGAGCTGTCCGGCCTGGACCGGGACGCCGTGGCGCGGTTGCACGCGGCCGGCACGCGGGTCGTGGCGCTCGCCGACGACGGCCCCGTCGAACGGCTCCTCGCCCTCGGGGTGGAGGCCGTGGTGGCCGGGCCCGACGACCCCCGGCTCCTGGACGCCGTCCGGGACACCGCCCCGATCCGCGACCCGCTCGCGACCGCGGAGCACGACCTGTCCGAGCTGACCTCGCCCTCCGGTCCGGTGCGGGACGGCCGCGTCGTGGCGGTCTGGGGGCCGGTGGGGGCACCGGGCCGCACGACCACCGCCGTCGAGCTGGCGGCCGAGCTCGCGGGGCTGGGGTCGGCGGGACGGCGACGCCGCCGCGGCGAGCGGGGTCACGTCCCGGCCGAGCAGCCGGTCCTGCTGGTCGACGCCGACACGTACGGCGCGTGCCTGGCGGCGCGCCTGGGGCTGCTCGACGACGCCCCCGGCCTGGCGGCGGCCGCGCGGGTCGCCGGGCGCGGGGACCTCGACGCGGTCACGCTCGCCCGCCTCGCCCCCGTGGTGGCGGGTCGCCTGCGGGTCCTCACCGGGATCACGCGGGCCGCGCGGTGGCCGGAGCTGTCGGCCGGCGCGGTCGAGGCGGTGCTCGCCACGGCCCGCCGCGTGGCGGACTGGACGGTCGTGGACTGCGGACCGCTCGTCGAGGCGGACGAGCTGCTCATGTACGACACGCACGCGCCGCAGCGCAACGGTGCGACGCTGGCCGCGCTCCAGGCGGCGGACGTCGTCGTCGTGGTGGGTGCCGCCGACCCGATCGGGGTGCAGCGGCTGGTGCGGGCCCTGGAGGACCTGGCCGACGTCCCGGTCCCGGTGACCCCGGAGCGGGTGGTGGTCGCCAACCGCGTCCGGTCCTCCGCGGTGGGTCCGGACCCGGCCCGCGCCGTGGGCGACGCGCTGGCGCGGTACGCGGGGGTCGAGGTGCTGCACACGGTCCCGGACGACCCGGCGGCCCTCGACGCCTGCGTGCTCGCGGGCCGGACGCTCGCGGAGCAGGCCCCGGCGTCGGCGGCCCGGGCCGGGTTCGCGGGGCTGGCGGCGTCCCTGCGGTCGGCGGTGGCCGCGCCCGTCGCCTGA
- a CDS encoding sigma-70 family RNA polymerase sigma factor — protein sequence MRRRTRPLTPHVTPCPTRPAAAPTEVPLFALAPAALTPTGPARAPWPTGLGSTVMSDDSGPSTAQETEAEIGEDTERAPTEESGADRAARFERDALQYVDQLYSAALRMTRNPTDAEDLVQETFAKAYAAFHQYKPGTNLKAWLYRILTNTFINSYRKKQRQPQQSQTDEIEDWQIARAATHTSQGLRSAEAEALDRLPDSDVKQALAELPEDRRMVVYYADVEGFPYKEIAEIMGTPIGTVMSRLHRGRRQLRELLADYAADRGLTAARQGES from the coding sequence ATGCGCCGCCGCACCCGCCCGTTGACGCCACACGTGACACCCTGCCCGACGCGACCCGCCGCCGCCCCCACCGAGGTCCCGCTCTTCGCCCTCGCGCCCGCCGCGCTGACGCCGACCGGCCCCGCCCGCGCACCCTGGCCGACAGGGCTAGGCTCGACGGTGATGAGCGACGACAGCGGGCCCAGCACCGCGCAGGAGACCGAGGCCGAGATCGGCGAGGACACCGAGCGCGCACCCACCGAGGAGAGCGGCGCCGACCGCGCCGCCCGGTTCGAGCGCGACGCCCTCCAGTACGTCGACCAGCTCTACTCGGCGGCACTACGGATGACGCGCAACCCCACCGACGCAGAGGACCTCGTCCAGGAGACCTTCGCCAAGGCCTACGCGGCGTTCCACCAGTACAAGCCCGGCACCAACCTCAAGGCCTGGCTGTACCGCATCCTCACCAACACCTTCATCAACTCGTACCGCAAGAAGCAGCGGCAGCCGCAGCAGTCCCAGACCGACGAGATCGAGGACTGGCAGATCGCGCGCGCCGCCACCCATACCTCCCAGGGGCTGCGCTCCGCCGAGGCCGAAGCCCTCGACCGGCTCCCCGACTCCGACGTCAAGCAGGCCCTCGCCGAGCTCCCCGAGGACCGCCGCATGGTCGTGTACTACGCGGACGTCGAAGGCTTCCCCTACAAGGAGATCGCGGAGATCATGGGAACACCCATCGGGACGGTGATGTCCCGCCTGCACCGCGGCCGGCGGCAGCTGCGCGAGCTGCTCGCCGACTACG
- a CDS encoding SAF domain-containing protein — translation MSDEALPAPSAPRLRRPTWRDPRLVVGLLLVAASVALGAWVVSGADRTVPVYAAAGTLTPGEPVGPDSLRVVDVNLGDQQDAYLLAEAGLPEGRVALRVVDEGELVAASALGDAAAVDVRSVAVPVDSGLSERIHPGAAVDLWFVPAPGRDGDAADPAPVVSDVVVEQVDVAESGLVVSDQGTLHVLVRDVDLPAVLAALGADGSVAVVPVAS, via the coding sequence GTGAGCGACGAAGCACTGCCGGCACCCTCCGCACCACGACTGCGTCGCCCCACCTGGCGCGACCCGCGGCTCGTCGTCGGGCTCCTCCTCGTGGCGGCCTCGGTCGCCCTGGGCGCGTGGGTCGTGTCCGGCGCGGACCGCACCGTGCCGGTGTACGCCGCGGCGGGCACCCTGACCCCGGGCGAGCCTGTCGGACCGGACAGCCTCCGGGTCGTGGACGTGAACCTGGGCGACCAGCAGGACGCCTACCTGCTCGCCGAGGCCGGGCTGCCCGAGGGCCGGGTCGCCCTGCGCGTCGTCGACGAGGGCGAGCTCGTGGCCGCGTCCGCGCTGGGCGACGCGGCCGCCGTCGACGTCCGGTCCGTCGCCGTACCGGTGGACTCCGGCCTGTCCGAGCGGATCCACCCCGGCGCCGCCGTCGACCTCTGGTTCGTCCCGGCGCCCGGCCGCGACGGCGACGCGGCCGACCCCGCACCGGTCGTCTCCGACGTGGTGGTGGAGCAGGTCGACGTGGCCGAGAGCGGCCTCGTGGTGTCCGACCAGGGCACGCTGCACGTCCTGGTGCGGGACGTCGACCTGCCGGCGGTCCTCGCGGCCCTCGGCGCCGACGGGTCCGTGGCCGTCGTGCCGGTGGCGAGCTGA
- a CDS encoding Rv3235 family protein → MTSTAISPAPAVRPLRVTAPPTRRRPAEPPAGPRRPGPVRRVRVGAPAVAAAPLPGRLAEPGPSAPAPEPGDPTALCCSVVRAAVEVLRDERPATHVARWVAPAVLDHLVERARLVRAARSARPSQRRGTPVTVRRVRMLRLGAGTAEASVVLDDDGRVRAAAVRLEAHRGQWRVVVLELG, encoded by the coding sequence ATGACCAGCACCGCGATCTCGCCCGCCCCCGCCGTCCGTCCGCTGCGCGTCACCGCGCCGCCGACCCGACGTCGCCCGGCGGAGCCCCCGGCCGGACCCCGGCGTCCCGGACCCGTGCGCCGGGTCCGTGTCGGCGCTCCCGCGGTCGCAGCCGCACCGCTGCCGGGACGGCTCGCGGAACCGGGACCGAGCGCACCGGCGCCGGAGCCCGGCGACCCGACGGCCCTGTGCTGCTCGGTCGTGCGCGCGGCCGTCGAGGTGCTGCGGGACGAGCGACCCGCGACGCACGTCGCACGCTGGGTGGCGCCGGCCGTGCTCGACCACCTGGTGGAGCGCGCACGGCTCGTCCGGGCGGCACGGAGCGCCCGACCGTCACAGCGCCGGGGCACCCCCGTCACCGTCCGGCGCGTGCGGATGCTCCGCCTCGGCGCGGGCACCGCGGAGGCGTCGGTCGTGCTGGACGACGACGGCAGAGTGCGCGCGGCCGCGGTGCGCCTGGAGGCGCACCGCGGCCAGTGGCGGGTGGTCGTGCTCGAGCTCGGCTGA
- a CDS encoding LysM peptidoglycan-binding domain-containing protein, with translation MTAPRPSRRTSSAAALLGLAGLAATTLTLVGVRLRSTLPAAVQDPRLVTVDGWVELVVLGLGAAVAGWMLAGTLVALLCALLVRGRRAGERVDAALGRWTPALVRRLARSAVGVGVGAGLALTPVAATAADAPPTPAPAVVLDLGWQPTATEDTPAPSYPGPGQPGTDGTTTAAPQGSAPAVTAAVDAPTTAPLPAADPSGTPSSEPGGPSAATSTAPTPGDRATAADPGPGSSPGSGAATTTEEHGGAAPDAGTAGPSPAGAGTQGPGPGPEQETTRRTTAPVEQADGTAGAPATTRDRRAAAPGDDAEVVVVRGDTLWDIAARHLPADATDGDVLRAMLRWHDANRDVVGDDPDVVLPGQVLRAP, from the coding sequence ATGACCGCCCCGCGCCCGTCCCGCCGCACGTCCAGCGCCGCCGCGCTGCTCGGGCTCGCCGGCCTCGCCGCCACGACGCTCACCCTCGTCGGCGTGCGGCTCCGCAGCACGCTGCCGGCCGCCGTCCAGGACCCGCGGCTCGTGACCGTCGACGGCTGGGTGGAGCTCGTCGTGCTCGGCCTGGGCGCCGCCGTCGCCGGGTGGATGCTGGCCGGGACCCTCGTCGCCCTCCTGTGCGCCCTGCTCGTCCGTGGCCGCCGGGCCGGGGAACGGGTGGACGCCGCGCTGGGTCGCTGGACCCCCGCCCTGGTCCGGCGGCTCGCCCGGTCGGCGGTCGGCGTCGGCGTCGGCGCGGGGCTCGCCCTCACCCCCGTCGCCGCGACCGCCGCCGACGCACCCCCCACCCCGGCACCCGCGGTCGTCCTCGACCTCGGGTGGCAGCCCACCGCGACCGAGGACACGCCCGCCCCGTCGTACCCCGGGCCCGGGCAGCCCGGCACCGACGGGACCACCACGGCCGCTCCGCAGGGCTCGGCCCCGGCCGTGACCGCGGCGGTCGACGCGCCCACCACGGCACCGCTCCCCGCCGCCGACCCGTCCGGCACGCCGTCGTCCGAACCGGGCGGACCGAGCGCCGCCACGAGCACCGCCCCGACGCCCGGGGACCGCGCGACCGCCGCGGACCCCGGTCCGGGTTCCTCGCCGGGATCCGGCGCCGCCACCACGACCGAGGAGCACGGGGGCGCGGCGCCGGACGCCGGCACCGCGGGGCCGAGCCCGGCCGGAGCCGGCACGCAGGGTCCCGGACCGGGACCCGAGCAGGAGACCACCCGTCGGACCACCGCCCCGGTCGAGCAGGCCGACGGCACCGCCGGCGCCCCCGCCACGACGCGGGACCGCCGAGCGGCCGCCCCCGGCGACGACGCCGAGGTCGTGGTCGTCCGCGGCGACACCCTGTGGGACATCGCCGCCCGGCACCTGCCGGCGGACGCCACGGACGGAGACGTGCTGCGCGCGATGCTGCGCTGGCACGACGCCAACCGTGACGTCGTGGGCGACGACCCCGACGTCGTCCTGCCCGGTCAGGTGCTCCGCGCCCCCTGA